One window from the genome of Toxotes jaculatrix isolate fToxJac2 chromosome 17, fToxJac2.pri, whole genome shotgun sequence encodes:
- the iqcc gene encoding IQ domain-containing protein C isoform X1 gives MDRGKWEKILTHFQACARGYLVRNEVHRAREDFEDLVREIDGGLGHLQWRDTVIPMPHFTDTDDPFLRPSSAASKPSDPGLNVSASPQSLTAAALSRVGDHGLLPQKIEAERDDSEIKCPARISSDCFPSSHAGEDGECQRQRGQDQEEDKDGGVIKSSGDSTTVWSSLELDVNYSHSHQGPRQYCLAQEVPRTPEALHLHRNTLTMELVWLQQAIDSRKKYLSLKNRLTIP, from the exons ATGGACAGAGGCAAATGGGAAAAGATACTCACCCATTTTCAG GCATGTGCACGTGGATACTTGGTGAGAAACGAAGTCCATCGGGCACGTGAAGACTTTGAAGACCTCGTGAGAGAGATTGATGGGGGCTTGGGCCATTTACAGTGGAGGGACACGGTTATCCCGATGCCCCACTTCACGGACACG GACGACCCGTTTCTACGACCCAGCAGTGCTGCCAGCAAGCCTTCAGATCCAGGACTAAATGTCAGTGCCAGTCCCCAGagcctgacagcagcagccttaTCAAGAGTGGGAGACCATGGTCTCCTTCCACAGAAGATAGAAGCTGAGAGAGATGATTCAGAAATCAAATGCCCGGCCCGTATTTCCAGTGACTGTTTCCCCAGCAGCCATGCTGGAGAAGATGGGGAGTGCCAGAGGCAGAGAGGTCAGGATCAGGAGGAAGATAAAGATGGAGGGGTGATCAAGAGCTCTGGAGACTCTACCACCGTCTGGAGCAGTTTGGAACTGGATGTTAACTACAGTCACTCTCACCAGG GTCCCCGGCAGTACTGCTTGGCTCAGGAGGTGCCTCGTACACCAGAGGCCCTGCATCTCCATAGAAACACCCTGACCATGGAGCTGGTCTGGCTACAGCAGGCCATTGACAGCAGGAAAAAG tacTTGTCACTGAAGAACAGGCTGACCATACCCTGA
- the iqcc gene encoding IQ domain-containing protein C isoform X2 produces MPHFTDTDDPFLRPSSAASKPSDPGLNVSASPQSLTAAALSRVGDHGLLPQKIEAERDDSEIKCPARISSDCFPSSHAGEDGECQRQRGQDQEEDKDGGVIKSSGDSTTVWSSLELDVNYSHSHQGPRQYCLAQEVPRTPEALHLHRNTLTMELVWLQQAIDSRKKYLSLKNRLTIP; encoded by the exons ATGCCCCACTTCACGGACACG GACGACCCGTTTCTACGACCCAGCAGTGCTGCCAGCAAGCCTTCAGATCCAGGACTAAATGTCAGTGCCAGTCCCCAGagcctgacagcagcagccttaTCAAGAGTGGGAGACCATGGTCTCCTTCCACAGAAGATAGAAGCTGAGAGAGATGATTCAGAAATCAAATGCCCGGCCCGTATTTCCAGTGACTGTTTCCCCAGCAGCCATGCTGGAGAAGATGGGGAGTGCCAGAGGCAGAGAGGTCAGGATCAGGAGGAAGATAAAGATGGAGGGGTGATCAAGAGCTCTGGAGACTCTACCACCGTCTGGAGCAGTTTGGAACTGGATGTTAACTACAGTCACTCTCACCAGG GTCCCCGGCAGTACTGCTTGGCTCAGGAGGTGCCTCGTACACCAGAGGCCCTGCATCTCCATAGAAACACCCTGACCATGGAGCTGGTCTGGCTACAGCAGGCCATTGACAGCAGGAAAAAG tacTTGTCACTGAAGAACAGGCTGACCATACCCTGA